A section of the Engystomops pustulosus chromosome 3, aEngPut4.maternal, whole genome shotgun sequence genome encodes:
- the MRPS10 gene encoding small ribosomal subunit protein uS10m, giving the protein MSACRGFALLSRSVRAASRCQVLRTRQLPSCACALTQTSRHVTSSSHAVTTQASGSPPSDLQSRVQELISTSDEADVLYKRIEVLVKGHDRSVLDSYEYFTSLAAKELGLSMEVTEPKRKIERFTLLKSIHIFKKHRVQYEMRTHYRCFTLKHLTGSTANVYLEYIQRNVPEGVALEITKTQLEKLPEHLKQPIWDTLEKEEQSERL; this is encoded by the exons ATGAGCGCCTGCAGAGGGTTTGCCCTTCTCTCCCGCAGTGTGCGGGCAGCGTCCCGCTGTCAG GTGCTGAGGACGCGGCAgcttccctcctgtgcctgtgCCCTCACCCAAACATCCAGACACGTGAC GAGTAGCAGTCACGCTGTCACCACCCAGGCCTcagggtctcctcctagtgacctCCAGTCCAGAGTGCAGGAGCTG ATCAGCACCAGTGATGAAGCAGATGTCCTGTACAAGAGGATAGAGGTGTTAGTGAAGGGCCATGACAGATCTGTGCTGGATAGTTATGAATACTTCACATCTCTGGCCGCTAAGGAGCTCGGGCTCTCTATGGAGGT GACTGAGCCTAAGAGGAAGATTGAACGTTTCACACTCTTAAAATCAATCCACATTTTCAAGAAGCACCGAGTCCAGTATGAGATGAGGACACATTACAGATGCTTCACG CTGAAACACCTGACAGGGAGCACAGCGAACGTATACTTAGAATACATCCAGCGCAACGTCCCTGAAGGTGTTGCCCTAGAGATCACAAAG ACACAACTTGAGAAATTACCAGAACATCTAAAACAACCGATCTGGGACACTCTGGAGAAAGAAGAACAGAGCGAACGTCTGTGA